Proteins from a genomic interval of Fervidobacterium gondwanense DSM 13020:
- a CDS encoding chemotaxis protein CheW: protein MIGNENELLGVILEQEQAIPILSMDALLKKYEQYFVEFTESHEKEAVEEISVLAFKIADSLFGLESDYVDSISKLSSITPIDNAPSAVLGVMNYRQENVIVLDLLESNKGLIEELQDEKFKENKRVIILRNGEFKVGILADKLEGIFKTQPSLITTSSMMQSEEKLIRGFMQLRGFTVPLINPKNVISSTNSFKDLIIKEIEKHSSQAKKEKRSKKRG from the coding sequence TTGATTGGCAATGAAAATGAGCTTTTGGGCGTCATCTTAGAACAGGAGCAGGCTATACCAATCCTCAGTATGGATGCACTGCTAAAAAAATATGAGCAGTACTTTGTTGAATTCACTGAGAGTCATGAAAAGGAAGCAGTTGAAGAGATATCCGTCTTAGCCTTCAAGATCGCTGATTCACTTTTTGGGTTGGAATCAGATTACGTGGATTCAATCTCGAAACTTTCATCGATAACTCCTATTGACAATGCGCCAAGCGCTGTACTCGGAGTAATGAATTATAGGCAGGAGAACGTAATAGTTCTCGACCTGCTTGAAAGCAACAAAGGATTAATCGAAGAACTGCAGGACGAAAAGTTCAAAGAAAACAAAAGAGTAATCATACTAAGAAACGGCGAGTTCAAGGTCGGAATCTTAGCAGACAAGCTCGAAGGCATATTTAAAACACAGCCAAGTTTAATCACTACATCGTCAATGATGCAGTCCGAAGAAAAGCTAATTAGAGGATTCATGCAACTAAGAGGCTTTACCGTTCCTTTAATCAATCCGAAAAATGTCATCTCTTCAACTAACAGTTTCAAAGATTTAATTATAAAAGAGATAGAAAAACACAGCTCTCAAGCTAAGAAGGAGAAAAGGTCGAAGAAAAGAGGGTGA
- a CDS encoding protein-glutamate methylesterase/protein-glutamine glutaminase — protein sequence MYRSSYNDDKEPIKVLVVDDSPLMQRAIKSLVELDKNIKVIEVASNGREAIRLARMLKPDVITLDINMPELDGLSVLKVLIQEEIAPIIVVSIITQKEAPVTYEALEYGAFDYVPKPIDESWNALEFGRELREKIILAYVQAKKSAILHKLAEERFTLMKKEGRKKPSEKKDIYQVMESRVVDFYGVGIGISTGGPKNIYDVLPPLPSNLNAAIFVVQHMPPFFTKQYAEHLDNYCQMKVLHAEDGMVVAPGNVYVAQGGFHLTLERNEEKLVIRLASEPKHTFMPSADVTLSSIAKAFREKSIGIIMTGMGNDGVEGLAEIKKAGGLCFAESEETAIVFGMPKEAVKAGVVDKVLPSYAMPEEIIKTVGTVKAENCQA from the coding sequence TTGTACCGCAGTTCTTATAACGATGATAAAGAGCCCATAAAAGTTTTGGTAGTTGATGATTCACCACTAATGCAAAGGGCAATAAAAAGCTTGGTTGAATTAGATAAGAACATCAAAGTCATCGAAGTAGCGTCCAATGGAAGAGAGGCAATAAGATTGGCGAGGATGTTGAAGCCAGACGTCATAACCTTAGATATAAATATGCCTGAGCTGGACGGCTTGTCAGTCTTGAAGGTGCTCATTCAAGAAGAGATTGCACCCATAATAGTAGTCTCTATAATAACGCAAAAGGAAGCACCTGTAACGTATGAAGCACTCGAATATGGGGCATTTGATTATGTGCCCAAACCTATTGACGAAAGTTGGAACGCACTTGAGTTTGGAAGAGAGCTGAGAGAGAAAATTATACTTGCTTACGTGCAAGCGAAGAAAAGTGCAATCTTGCACAAACTTGCAGAAGAAAGGTTTACACTCATGAAAAAAGAGGGCCGAAAAAAGCCATCTGAAAAGAAGGACATCTACCAAGTAATGGAAAGCCGGGTTGTTGATTTTTATGGTGTGGGAATAGGCATATCGACCGGCGGTCCTAAGAACATATACGACGTGCTCCCACCACTTCCTTCAAATTTGAATGCAGCGATATTCGTGGTTCAGCATATGCCTCCGTTCTTCACCAAGCAGTACGCTGAGCATTTGGACAACTATTGCCAGATGAAAGTGTTGCACGCAGAAGATGGTATGGTTGTGGCCCCAGGGAATGTTTACGTTGCACAAGGTGGCTTTCACCTCACACTTGAAAGAAATGAAGAAAAATTAGTGATCAGATTAGCGAGTGAGCCAAAACATACTTTCATGCCGTCAGCAGATGTCACTTTATCAAGCATCGCAAAGGCATTTCGAGAGAAATCTATAGGAATAATAATGACTGGAATGGGAAATGATGGAGTGGAAGGACTGGCAGAAATAAAAAAGGCGGGAGGATTGTGTTTCGCCGAGTCGGAAGAAACAGCGATCGTATTCGGAATGCCAAAGGAAGCTGTAAAGGCAGGGGTCGTGGACAAGGTGCTACCATCTTACGCAATGCCTGAGGAAATAATTAAGACGGTCGGTACTGTAAAAGCAGAGAACTGTCAGGCATGA
- a CDS encoding HD-GYP domain-containing protein, whose amino-acid sequence MDDEKKSTVLVIDDDALVRNYISSVLKKFHIAVETAENGEEGYNIFKASPESHKIVIVDLMMSVMGGLEFIEKVRKNYMPPYPYIIVLTSKGEEDIVAECLDLGANDFLTKPITPKLLVTYVRKAFKTISMIDPNLLLEIPTKLMESKDLYTVLHSENVRLYSSVLSKLLLQETDYVDIDEAYRNSLYDFTYEIEVGALLHDTGKIAIPDLIWMKPGRYSPEERKIMETHTTKGALAMTNLINRYPTSTIIKTCYEIVRWHHERWDGKGYPDGLKGKEIPISARIVAIADVFDALTTRRIYRNEYSPEQALEIMINEEDGHFDPEIFKIFLQHDKLFTALAKSRMTAQILEIQKLSKL is encoded by the coding sequence ATGGATGATGAAAAGAAATCAACAGTGTTGGTAATTGATGACGATGCGCTCGTGAGAAATTATATTTCATCGGTTCTTAAAAAATTTCACATCGCGGTTGAAACCGCTGAGAATGGTGAGGAAGGATACAACATATTTAAAGCCTCGCCAGAAAGCCACAAAATTGTAATAGTTGACCTAATGATGTCAGTCATGGGCGGGCTCGAATTCATAGAAAAAGTCAGAAAGAACTACATGCCACCGTATCCATATATAATTGTTCTAACTTCAAAAGGTGAAGAGGATATCGTTGCTGAGTGCCTTGATTTGGGCGCTAACGATTTCTTAACTAAGCCCATAACTCCGAAACTGCTTGTTACTTACGTAAGGAAGGCTTTTAAGACTATCTCGATGATAGACCCTAACCTGCTTTTAGAAATCCCAACAAAATTGATGGAGTCGAAGGATCTCTACACGGTACTGCACAGTGAGAACGTCAGGTTATACAGTTCTGTGCTTTCAAAGCTATTGCTACAAGAAACAGATTATGTAGATATAGATGAAGCTTATCGAAATTCACTTTATGACTTCACTTATGAAATAGAAGTTGGTGCATTACTGCACGATACTGGCAAAATCGCAATTCCCGATCTGATATGGATGAAACCAGGAAGGTACAGCCCAGAAGAGCGAAAGATAATGGAAACACACACTACCAAAGGTGCATTAGCTATGACGAATTTAATAAATCGGTATCCAACGAGCACCATTATCAAGACCTGCTACGAAATTGTCAGGTGGCACCACGAGCGATGGGACGGAAAAGGTTATCCTGACGGTTTGAAGGGCAAAGAAATCCCAATATCCGCAAGAATAGTAGCGATAGCAGATGTTTTCGATGCACTCACGACCAGGAGGATTTACAGAAATGAATATTCTCCAGAACAGGCTCTGGAAATAATGATTAATGAGGAAGATGGGCATTTTGATCCTGAAATTTTTAAAATATTCCTCCAGCACGATAAGCTCTTCACAGCACTTGCCAAATCTCGCATGACAGCACAGATACTTGAAATTCAAAAACTTAGCAAACTGTAG
- a CDS encoding DUF342 domain-containing protein: protein MDIIKAKEITEVFDEIEKRYGQTWYEIVAVEIQTDEHGEIKAVAKPLHGKFHPQTAHRDVERVKVKETVQDLLNVETLSALEDKVKEYENFKVNVTISDDEMKAFVTIIPGIINEMPTKDELAEALFNAGVVFGIKQDVLERIVNEKMTYQPILVAEGKEPQPPEDAKIDYKFKFLTGDLIEPGEEIPYCLSGQILAEKIPAIPGTPGHTVTGKELPARQGKDFDLRAFSGQNTKIEGDKIVATVSGQPYIDEQGRVCVKEVLVLSEKEISSQKSFDFPGSIMVNCGLDGNYRINSGKDVFIKGIVSGHVEINASGNVYINGGFFGRSKGKILAAGDVSAQFFSECVVISRRSVYSNDYIMNSEVIAGKAVVVRGKGTIIGGKVKAVELIEVREAGNVSEVSTVLEVGIDFDYEKNKTELTHRIRILIDEINELGILCHKLREIYKSVPAKEQEKVKSAIIRAELQRKELIAKLNTVRGEISKLKFVANQEALSKSPRIVIRESCIQELR, encoded by the coding sequence ATGGACATCATTAAGGCTAAAGAAATAACCGAGGTCTTTGATGAAATAGAGAAAAGATACGGGCAAACTTGGTACGAAATTGTCGCTGTGGAGATACAGACAGACGAACATGGCGAAATTAAAGCTGTTGCTAAACCTCTGCATGGAAAATTCCACCCTCAAACTGCGCATAGAGATGTTGAACGTGTGAAAGTCAAGGAGACTGTTCAGGATTTACTGAATGTTGAAACCCTTTCAGCACTTGAGGATAAAGTAAAAGAGTACGAGAATTTCAAAGTAAATGTGACTATATCTGATGATGAAATGAAGGCGTTTGTCACAATCATCCCTGGGATAATCAACGAAATGCCAACAAAAGATGAATTGGCTGAAGCATTATTTAACGCAGGGGTTGTTTTTGGCATAAAGCAGGACGTTTTGGAGAGGATAGTAAACGAAAAGATGACATACCAACCCATATTGGTTGCGGAAGGTAAAGAACCTCAACCGCCGGAAGATGCAAAGATTGATTATAAATTTAAGTTCTTAACTGGAGATCTGATAGAGCCCGGCGAGGAAATACCTTACTGCCTTTCAGGTCAAATTCTTGCAGAAAAGATTCCTGCAATACCTGGTACACCTGGTCATACCGTGACAGGAAAAGAGCTGCCAGCAAGGCAAGGAAAAGATTTTGATTTACGAGCGTTTTCAGGGCAGAACACAAAAATTGAGGGTGATAAGATTGTCGCAACGGTAAGTGGTCAGCCTTATATAGATGAGCAAGGTAGAGTATGCGTTAAAGAAGTTTTGGTATTAAGTGAAAAAGAAATATCATCCCAAAAATCATTCGACTTTCCAGGAAGTATAATGGTTAATTGTGGGTTGGATGGGAACTACAGAATAAATTCTGGCAAGGACGTCTTTATAAAAGGCATTGTTTCAGGACACGTAGAGATTAATGCTTCGGGGAATGTTTATATCAACGGTGGATTTTTCGGGCGTTCGAAAGGTAAGATACTGGCTGCAGGAGATGTTTCTGCTCAATTCTTCTCAGAATGCGTTGTTATTTCAAGAAGAAGCGTCTATTCAAATGATTACATAATGAATTCTGAAGTAATTGCCGGAAAAGCTGTGGTTGTTCGCGGAAAGGGAACAATAATAGGTGGAAAGGTAAAAGCGGTTGAATTGATAGAGGTTAGAGAAGCGGGTAATGTATCCGAGGTATCCACTGTTCTTGAGGTTGGTATAGACTTTGACTACGAGAAAAATAAAACTGAATTGACGCATAGGATAAGGATTCTTATTGACGAAATTAATGAGTTAGGCATATTGTGCCACAAGCTTCGTGAGATTTATAAAAGCGTTCCAGCAAAAGAGCAAGAAAAGGTGAAAAGTGCAATAATTAGAGCTGAACTCCAAAGAAAAGAGCTGATTGCAAAACTTAACACGGTAAGAGGCGAAATCTCAAAATTAAAGTTTGTAGCTAATCAAGAAGCTTTAAGCAAGAGTCCTCGCATAGTTATAAGAGAAAGTTGCATCCAGGAGTTACGCTAA
- the gyrB gene encoding DNA topoisomerase (ATP-hydrolyzing) subunit B, which translates to MDNFESREQSMVTTNQYNAQNIKVLKGLEPVRERPGMYIGSTGKNGLHHLVYEIVDNSIDEAIQGFCDKIRVVIKSNGSVEVEDNGRGIPVDVHPETGTSALEVVMTTLHAGGKFSKDSYKVSGGLHGVGASVVNALSEWMEVEVHRDGKIYRQRYARGNKTTEVELVGTTDKRGTIVRFKPDKMIFTTVEFDSDTILTRLRDLAFLNPNITIEFVDERENIQRTLHYAGGLKEFVAYLNKGEKTLHETVLIEGTSQDVQVQIAFQYTDNDAEEIISFVNNIKTVDGGTHVTGFKTAFTRVVNDLGKKKNMIKGEPFRGEDLREGMTAVVNVLMMGTPQFEGQTKSKLGNEEVQEAVAKVVRDRLTDYFEVNESVLKIIIQKAQQTREAREAAKRAREAVKRKSSLGNSTLPGKLADCITKNFEESELFIVEGDSAGGSAKQARDRNFQAILPLRGKILNVEKSNELKLLKNEQIRDIITAIGSGTGDNFDPSKLRYGKIVIMTDADVDGAHIRTLLLALFYRYMRPLLEDGRIYVAMPPLYKFTVSGEKPVYLYSDEELKEKLANVNGRKYEIQRYKGLGEMNPEQLWETTMNPQTRKIIKISIEDAEEADNLFEILMGKDTEERKGYIMRHAKQLSLVDLDV; encoded by the coding sequence ATGGACAATTTTGAAAGTCGTGAACAGAGTATGGTTACCACCAATCAATACAATGCACAAAACATAAAAGTGCTCAAAGGGCTTGAACCGGTTCGCGAAAGACCAGGAATGTACATAGGTTCAACCGGTAAAAACGGGTTACATCACTTGGTGTATGAAATAGTTGATAACAGTATAGACGAAGCGATACAAGGATTTTGTGACAAAATAAGGGTTGTAATAAAGAGCAATGGTTCTGTTGAAGTTGAGGACAACGGAAGAGGTATCCCTGTTGATGTTCACCCAGAAACAGGTACAAGCGCGCTCGAAGTAGTTATGACAACACTCCATGCTGGAGGTAAATTTTCTAAAGACAGCTACAAAGTCAGCGGTGGATTGCACGGTGTTGGCGCATCGGTTGTTAACGCGCTCTCTGAATGGATGGAAGTAGAAGTGCACAGAGACGGTAAAATATATAGGCAACGCTACGCGCGAGGAAACAAAACAACAGAGGTAGAACTTGTAGGCACGACCGACAAGCGAGGAACGATAGTTAGATTCAAACCAGACAAGATGATATTCACAACGGTAGAATTCGATTCAGACACAATACTCACAAGGCTTAGAGACTTGGCATTTTTGAATCCTAACATAACGATAGAATTTGTGGACGAACGTGAAAACATACAAAGAACGCTCCACTATGCCGGTGGTTTAAAAGAATTTGTGGCGTACTTAAACAAGGGTGAAAAGACACTTCACGAAACAGTCTTAATTGAAGGCACTTCTCAAGATGTGCAAGTTCAGATTGCGTTTCAGTACACTGACAACGATGCTGAAGAGATAATCTCGTTTGTAAACAACATAAAAACGGTTGATGGCGGTACGCACGTTACGGGCTTTAAGACTGCTTTCACAAGAGTTGTGAACGACCTTGGCAAGAAGAAAAACATGATAAAAGGCGAGCCGTTCAGAGGCGAAGACCTCAGGGAAGGCATGACCGCTGTTGTCAACGTACTGATGATGGGAACGCCTCAATTCGAAGGACAAACAAAATCAAAGCTCGGAAACGAAGAAGTGCAAGAAGCGGTTGCCAAAGTTGTGCGCGACAGACTTACAGACTATTTTGAAGTTAACGAATCCGTTTTGAAGATAATAATCCAAAAAGCCCAGCAGACAAGAGAGGCAAGGGAAGCTGCCAAAAGAGCAAGGGAAGCGGTAAAAAGAAAGAGCAGTCTTGGGAACTCGACGCTCCCTGGAAAACTGGCAGACTGCATCACGAAGAACTTTGAAGAATCAGAACTCTTCATCGTCGAAGGAGATTCAGCAGGTGGAAGCGCCAAACAGGCAAGGGACAGGAATTTCCAAGCAATATTGCCATTGAGAGGAAAGATACTGAACGTTGAAAAGAGCAATGAATTGAAGCTTCTCAAAAATGAACAAATAAGAGATATAATCACCGCAATTGGTTCAGGAACGGGAGACAATTTTGACCCATCGAAGCTCAGGTACGGAAAGATAGTCATCATGACCGATGCTGACGTCGACGGTGCGCACATCAGAACGTTGTTATTAGCGCTCTTTTACAGGTACATGAGGCCACTTCTTGAAGATGGCAGAATATACGTTGCCATGCCACCACTTTACAAATTCACAGTCAGTGGTGAAAAGCCCGTATACCTCTACTCTGATGAGGAACTCAAGGAAAAATTGGCTAATGTCAATGGTAGAAAATACGAAATACAGCGTTATAAAGGTCTTGGTGAGATGAACCCAGAACAGCTCTGGGAGACAACGATGAACCCGCAGACGAGAAAGATAATAAAGATAAGCATAGAGGATGCGGAAGAGGCGGACAACCTGTTTGAAATTCTCATGGGAAAAGACACGGAAGAACGCAAAGGATACATAATGAGACATGCGAAACAGCTGAGCTTAGTGGATTTGGATGTTTGA
- a CDS encoding DUF721 domain-containing protein, translated as MLTLRKIFSELALKDAFFKKIYILSQLEEMSEKILGANISKHCRFSSFEDGTITIECDDNIWTNELKKMKRQIKKRLEEHIKFPISDVKIQTERKK; from the coding sequence ATGCTTACTCTGAGGAAAATCTTCTCCGAATTAGCACTTAAAGATGCCTTTTTCAAAAAGATATACATCTTATCACAATTGGAAGAGATGAGTGAAAAGATACTTGGCGCAAATATATCTAAACACTGCAGATTCTCATCTTTTGAAGATGGAACGATAACAATAGAATGTGATGACAATATATGGACCAATGAACTGAAGAAGATGAAGAGGCAGATAAAGAAAAGATTAGAAGAGCATATAAAATTTCCAATCAGTGACGTAAAAATTCAGACAGAGAGAAAAAAATAA
- a CDS encoding aminotransferase class IV has product MFKSKYQTTDIVEALTKGIAVYETIRTYNNKPFALKEHYNRLCKSLSYLKIEPPKLTEFEELIYGNLSERIRIVYVYDGNLLSYVFRESTENYFISHVKIDFTIVRRADPMSMPPDLKSLGRPDIYLARLTKGDNYDVIMLGTKGQVCEGTFSNVFLIFKNKIVTPSLDSGILDGITRMHVLNFLREKGFNVEERIVEPYELFYADELFLTHTSRGIVPVDEIGKRKLETELGKELSTGFEEYIKCLL; this is encoded by the coding sequence TTGTTCAAAAGCAAGTATCAAACGACTGACATTGTTGAAGCCCTTACAAAAGGGATAGCAGTTTACGAGACCATTCGAACGTACAATAACAAACCATTTGCTTTGAAGGAACATTATAACAGATTGTGTAAATCACTTTCTTACCTTAAAATAGAACCTCCTAAACTGACTGAATTTGAAGAACTTATTTATGGGAACTTGTCTGAGAGAATTAGAATAGTCTACGTATACGATGGTAATCTGCTCAGCTATGTCTTCCGTGAGTCTACGGAAAATTATTTTATTTCGCATGTGAAAATTGATTTCACAATCGTTAGACGAGCAGATCCAATGAGTATGCCACCGGACTTGAAATCGCTCGGCAGGCCTGACATATACCTTGCAAGATTGACAAAAGGTGACAACTACGACGTCATAATGCTCGGAACCAAAGGACAAGTTTGCGAAGGGACTTTCAGCAACGTCTTCCTCATCTTCAAGAATAAAATCGTAACACCATCGCTTGACTCAGGCATATTAGATGGAATTACGAGAATGCACGTTTTGAATTTTTTGAGAGAAAAAGGTTTCAATGTAGAAGAGAGAATAGTTGAACCTTACGAGCTATTTTACGCCGATGAATTATTCTTAACGCATACAAGTAGAGGAATTGTCCCAGTGGACGAGATAGGTAAAAGAAAACTTGAAACAGAATTAGGTAAAGAACTTTCGACCGGGTTCGAGGAGTATATCAAATGCTTACTCTGA
- the mtaB gene encoding tRNA (N(6)-L-threonylcarbamoyladenosine(37)-C(2))-methylthiotransferase MtaB encodes MNRIDKALRISVITQGCKLNQYESEMIIEMLENAGHIVYSGEDQGADVYILNSCAVTAEAERKVRQTVRHLRKMNPDSKIILSGCYVQIPRVEEEYKILGVDLVLGNSEKKQILKYLSDTGTYFNIGYWEEDDISFEIVENSVTERSRAFIKVEDGCDNSCTYCVIRSLRGTKTRSKPIEVVVKEVQKLVNKKHREIVITGLNLGKYGKDLGTNLAELLRNLSKIDGEFRIRLSSINPEDITDELIDVIKSEERICNHLHIPIQSGSSTVLRRMGRGYTAEQFVEKVNKLRAFDPLFSITTDIMVGFPGETEKEFAETLEVVEKVKFSKVHTFRYSQRPNTPASRLENQIPGNIKKERAEILIKHSENVANEYKKKLVGKNAVILVEGIQNGIYYGYDEYYIPHESNGGSIGEFSKVVICSVTQEGVVSKVVQKQVSND; translated from the coding sequence ATGAATCGTATAGATAAAGCACTCAGAATTTCCGTTATAACTCAAGGTTGCAAACTGAATCAGTACGAAAGTGAAATGATCATCGAAATGCTTGAAAACGCTGGACACATCGTTTATTCAGGCGAGGATCAAGGCGCAGACGTTTACATACTAAATAGCTGTGCTGTAACAGCAGAAGCGGAAAGAAAGGTCAGACAGACTGTTAGGCATTTGAGAAAAATGAATCCGGATTCGAAGATAATACTCAGCGGTTGCTACGTGCAAATCCCGAGAGTTGAGGAAGAGTACAAAATTTTAGGCGTTGACCTCGTACTTGGAAATTCTGAGAAGAAGCAGATACTCAAGTATTTGAGCGATACAGGTACGTATTTCAACATCGGTTACTGGGAAGAAGACGACATTTCATTCGAAATTGTCGAAAACTCAGTGACAGAGAGATCAAGAGCGTTTATAAAGGTCGAAGATGGTTGTGATAACAGTTGTACATACTGTGTGATTAGAAGTTTGCGAGGTACAAAAACAAGGAGCAAACCGATAGAGGTTGTTGTAAAAGAAGTTCAGAAGTTAGTTAATAAAAAACACAGGGAAATCGTCATAACCGGTCTGAACCTTGGAAAGTACGGAAAAGACTTGGGAACAAACCTTGCAGAGCTCCTAAGAAATCTTTCGAAAATAGACGGAGAGTTCAGAATAAGATTGAGCTCGATAAATCCCGAAGATATAACAGATGAGCTGATAGATGTTATTAAATCAGAAGAGCGAATTTGCAATCACCTCCATATTCCAATTCAGAGCGGTAGCTCAACTGTTTTGAGAAGAATGGGCAGAGGTTACACTGCCGAGCAATTTGTGGAAAAAGTCAATAAGCTTAGAGCTTTTGATCCGCTCTTTTCTATAACGACAGATATAATGGTTGGATTTCCTGGCGAAACGGAAAAAGAGTTTGCTGAAACACTCGAAGTTGTTGAAAAAGTCAAGTTCAGTAAAGTTCACACGTTCAGGTATTCGCAGAGACCCAATACCCCAGCCTCAAGATTAGAAAACCAAATTCCCGGAAACATAAAGAAAGAAAGAGCAGAAATCTTGATTAAACATTCTGAAAATGTTGCAAATGAATATAAGAAGAAATTGGTAGGAAAGAATGCCGTTATTCTTGTTGAAGGTATTCAAAACGGAATCTATTACGGTTACGACGAATATTACATACCGCATGAAAGCAACGGCGGGAGTATAGGTGAATTTTCAAAGGTCGTAATTTGCTCCGTGACGCAGGAAGGTGTGGTGTCGAAGGTTGTTCAAAAGCAAGTATCAAACGACTGA
- a CDS encoding CBS domain-containing protein: MESLKVKDFMTHDITFVFENDTVEVVIDILNKTGLPGISVVDNELRVIGFVGEDDIIRACLPSYFNLLQTAAFLPDTNLFIRRLKEIAREPIGKFATKPAQTVKPSDTLLYVADLIMRKGYKIIPVVDDNNVLLGFVTRISVLESAVHKEAVVNNGR, encoded by the coding sequence ATGGAAAGCTTAAAAGTCAAAGACTTCATGACACACGATATTACCTTTGTTTTTGAAAATGACACAGTTGAAGTTGTAATAGACATATTGAACAAAACTGGATTGCCAGGGATAAGCGTGGTTGATAACGAATTGAGAGTAATAGGTTTTGTTGGGGAAGACGACATCATCAGGGCGTGTTTGCCAAGTTATTTCAATCTATTGCAAACAGCTGCGTTTTTGCCGGACACCAATCTTTTCATTCGAAGGCTGAAAGAAATAGCCCGCGAACCTATTGGAAAATTTGCAACAAAGCCAGCACAGACTGTCAAACCAAGCGACACCCTTCTGTATGTTGCTGACTTGATAATGAGGAAAGGGTACAAGATAATACCTGTTGTTGACGATAATAACGTGTTGCTGGGCTTTGTCACAAGAATATCAGTTCTTGAAAGTGCAGTACACAAGGAAGCGGTGGTGAATAACGGCAGATGA